Proteins co-encoded in one uncultured Draconibacterium sp. genomic window:
- a CDS encoding TonB-dependent receptor encodes MMKNVTTLLLLLLTQMVAIAQSNNATLKGVIKDQNDVPIDMVNVVLKEYPTLGTTTNANGKFLLRIPARKQLTIIFSSLGYQTFLDSVYANREETIIKQITMPEANLELAEIIVKEQRRNGGSIVSLDPKIINSISSASGGIEAGLKTLPGVSSNNELSSQYTVRGGNFDENLVYVNDVEVYRPFLIRSGQQEGLSFINGDMVSTIDFSAGGFNAKYGDKMSSVLDIKYRKPSDFSGSASVSMLGASAHFEDVALKGKLSHISGIRYKTNRYLLGSLDEQGEYDPHFLDFQTYITYQFNEKFDLSFLGNVAQNQYNFIPQTRETTFGTWQNPLNTKIYFDGQEQDDFQTYLGAVTANYHPNANLNLKFIASAYHAQEKETYDIQGQYYLNQLERDLGSEEFGDSSLNLGVGTFINHARNSLDATVYSFSHKGAYNSEKHLINWGIKYQHEKISDELNEWIYRDSAGYSIPYSDSEVKLFYTLNAKNKISSNRVTGYIQDSWSMPTASGDLYLTGGMRFNYWDFNNELLVSPRATLSYFPKWEKKMSFRLSAGWYHQSPFFKELKQSDGYINYDSKAQRSFQVVGGTDLLFTAWDRPFRFTSEAYYKHMSRLTPYQIDNVRIRYLAEEKATGYATGVDFKINGEFVSGLQSWASLSFLQTEENIKDDGHGMIPRPTDQWMNFSMFFQDYLPGNPSYKMQLSGFYGARLPIGPPNSERYQDVFRMPPYRRIDLGLSKVFISPANRSSNPFFRHITDLWLSLEVFNLLDINNTISYFWVSSIYGDQYAVPNYLTSRKLNLKLTVKF; translated from the coding sequence ATGATGAAAAACGTAACCACTCTACTCTTATTACTGCTTACCCAAATGGTTGCTATTGCACAAAGTAATAATGCAACATTAAAAGGTGTTATCAAAGATCAAAACGATGTTCCCATTGATATGGTAAATGTGGTTTTAAAAGAATATCCAACGCTTGGAACCACCACAAATGCTAATGGAAAGTTTCTGCTTCGGATTCCGGCGCGTAAACAGCTCACCATAATTTTTTCGTCGCTGGGGTACCAAACCTTTCTGGACTCTGTTTATGCTAATCGCGAAGAAACAATCATAAAGCAGATTACCATGCCGGAGGCCAACCTGGAACTGGCAGAGATAATTGTAAAAGAACAGCGACGCAATGGAGGAAGTATTGTTAGTCTCGATCCGAAAATCATCAACTCGATTTCGAGTGCTTCAGGAGGTATTGAAGCCGGACTAAAAACTTTACCCGGTGTTTCGTCAAATAACGAGCTAAGTTCGCAATACACCGTACGAGGTGGCAATTTCGACGAAAACCTGGTTTATGTAAACGATGTTGAAGTTTACCGTCCCTTCCTGATTCGCTCGGGACAACAGGAAGGTTTGAGCTTTATAAACGGCGACATGGTTTCTACCATCGATTTTTCAGCCGGTGGTTTTAATGCCAAATACGGCGATAAAATGTCGTCGGTGCTCGATATAAAATACCGAAAACCCAGCGATTTTAGCGGCTCTGCATCGGTTAGTATGCTCGGGGCATCAGCACATTTCGAAGATGTTGCACTAAAGGGAAAACTTTCACATATTTCAGGAATTCGGTACAAAACCAACCGCTACCTACTAGGCAGTTTGGATGAACAGGGCGAATACGATCCACACTTTCTTGATTTTCAGACTTACATTACCTATCAGTTTAACGAAAAATTCGACCTCTCGTTTTTGGGTAATGTAGCACAAAACCAATACAACTTTATTCCGCAAACCCGCGAAACGACTTTTGGTACCTGGCAAAATCCGCTAAACACCAAGATATATTTTGACGGGCAGGAACAAGATGATTTTCAAACCTATCTGGGAGCGGTAACAGCTAACTATCATCCCAATGCCAACCTAAACCTGAAGTTTATTGCATCGGCCTACCATGCTCAGGAAAAAGAAACTTACGATATACAAGGACAGTATTATTTAAACCAACTGGAACGAGATTTGGGTTCGGAAGAATTTGGCGACAGTTCTCTGAATCTGGGAGTTGGTACTTTTATCAATCATGCGCGAAACAGCCTGGATGCAACCGTTTACAGTTTCTCGCACAAAGGAGCATACAACTCGGAGAAGCACCTGATAAACTGGGGAATCAAATATCAGCACGAAAAAATAAGCGACGAATTAAATGAATGGATTTATCGCGACTCTGCCGGTTATTCCATTCCCTATTCGGATAGTGAAGTAAAATTGTTTTACACGCTTAATGCCAAAAACAAAATTAGCTCAAACCGGGTAACCGGATACATTCAGGATAGTTGGAGCATGCCCACAGCAAGCGGCGATTTGTATTTAACAGGCGGAATGCGCTTTAATTATTGGGATTTTAATAATGAGTTGCTGGTAAGTCCGCGAGCCACATTAAGTTACTTCCCCAAGTGGGAGAAAAAAATGTCGTTCCGCTTATCGGCAGGCTGGTATCATCAGTCGCCCTTTTTTAAAGAGCTGAAACAAAGCGACGGCTATATTAATTACGACTCAAAAGCGCAACGATCGTTTCAGGTAGTTGGTGGCACCGACCTGCTGTTTACCGCCTGGGATCGTCCGTTTCGTTTTACTTCCGAAGCCTATTACAAACACATGAGTCGTCTGACACCTTATCAAATAGACAATGTTCGTATACGTTATCTGGCCGAAGAAAAAGCAACTGGCTATGCCACAGGAGTTGATTTTAAAATTAATGGCGAATTTGTTAGCGGACTGCAATCGTGGGCAAGTTTATCGTTTCTGCAAACTGAAGAAAACATAAAAGACGATGGCCATGGAATGATTCCACGCCCTACCGATCAGTGGATGAATTTTAGTATGTTCTTCCAGGATTATTTACCGGGAAACCCCTCATACAAAATGCAGCTTTCAGGTTTTTACGGAGCGCGTCTGCCCATCGGTCCTCCAAATAGCGAGCGTTACCAGGATGTATTTCGTATGCCGCCGTATCGCCGTATCGACCTTGGACTATCAAAAGTATTTATAAGCCCGGCAAACCGATCCAGCAATCCTTTTTTCAGACATATCACCGATTTATGGCTAAGCCTCGAGGTTTTTAACTTACTGGATATTAACAACACCATCTCCTATTTCTGGGTGTCGAGCATTTATGGCGATCAATATGCAGTTCCGAACTATCTTACTTCAAGAAAGCTGAACCTGAAACTCACTGTAAAATTCTAG
- a CDS encoding PhzF family phenazine biosynthesis protein, whose protein sequence is MNLTVYQIDAFAKKVFEGNPAAVIPLDDEWLSDETMQKLAMENNLSETAFFIKKDNCYHIRWFTPEAEVDLCGHATLATSHVMFQHLNIATHQICFHSRSGKLSVKKEGDLLVLNFPASKVEAKYIPSVLKTAFGIHPQECYKGRDDLMLIFKSESDIENLNPDFSKMLESTARGIICTAKSEKYDFVSRFFAPSVGVNEDPVTGSAHTMLIPYWSKQLNKQNLMAKQISKRGGILHCKQVGDRVEIGGKAVTYLVGTINI, encoded by the coding sequence ATGAACCTGACTGTATACCAAATAGATGCTTTCGCCAAGAAAGTTTTTGAAGGAAACCCCGCAGCCGTTATTCCGCTCGATGACGAGTGGCTTTCGGATGAAACAATGCAAAAACTAGCTATGGAAAACAACCTCTCGGAAACTGCATTTTTTATAAAAAAAGACAACTGTTACCATATTCGCTGGTTTACTCCAGAGGCCGAGGTTGATCTTTGCGGTCATGCCACACTGGCAACTTCGCATGTTATGTTTCAGCATTTAAATATTGCTACGCATCAAATTTGTTTCCATTCGAGAAGCGGAAAGCTAAGTGTAAAAAAAGAAGGCGATTTGTTGGTGTTAAACTTCCCGGCATCAAAAGTAGAGGCCAAGTATATTCCCTCCGTATTAAAAACAGCGTTTGGTATCCATCCACAGGAATGTTATAAAGGGCGCGATGATTTAATGTTGATTTTTAAATCGGAAAGTGATATTGAAAATCTAAACCCGGATTTCTCTAAAATGTTGGAATCGACCGCTCGTGGTATAATTTGTACAGCCAAATCGGAAAAATACGATTTTGTTTCGCGCTTTTTTGCACCATCAGTGGGTGTGAACGAAGACCCTGTAACCGGGTCGGCACACACCATGTTAATTCCATACTGGTCAAAACAACTGAATAAGCAAAACCTGATGGCTAAACAAATATCGAAAAGAGGCGGAATATTGCACTGCAAACAAGTTGGCGACCGCGTTGAGATAGGCGGCAAAGCAGTAACTTATCTGGTGGGAACCATTAATATTTAA
- a CDS encoding class I SAM-dependent methyltransferase, with the protein MNDPIGLAIKEYFERGKAPQIQIDSNYTEGETIAPSYFFRNEKELPKIEKVALKNCKGRILDIGAAAGCHSLILQKKGYSVTALEKSEVSVEIMRKQGIVKVVHADIFEYNEEQFNTILLLMNGSGIGGTIGGLKKLLTHLKNLLLEGGQILIDSSDIKYLFEEEDGSQWVDIANNNYYGEMQYKVSFRKEETQFDWLFIDFNTLQLIANEIGYNCTLVEKGAHHDFLAKLSI; encoded by the coding sequence ATGAACGATCCGATTGGCCTGGCCATTAAAGAATACTTTGAACGGGGTAAAGCGCCTCAAATTCAAATAGATTCAAACTATACAGAAGGCGAAACTATTGCCCCATCATATTTTTTCCGCAACGAAAAAGAACTTCCCAAAATCGAAAAAGTTGCCCTAAAAAATTGTAAAGGCCGTATTTTAGATATTGGTGCGGCAGCAGGCTGTCATTCACTCATTCTACAAAAAAAAGGCTATAGTGTTACGGCTCTTGAAAAATCGGAAGTTTCGGTTGAAATAATGCGCAAACAAGGAATTGTAAAAGTAGTTCATGCCGATATTTTTGAGTACAACGAAGAACAGTTTAACACCATTTTGTTGCTGATGAACGGTTCGGGCATTGGCGGCACCATCGGAGGTTTGAAAAAATTACTAACTCATCTAAAAAATCTGTTATTGGAAGGAGGCCAGATTTTAATTGACTCGTCGGATATTAAATACCTTTTTGAAGAAGAAGACGGATCGCAATGGGTAGATATTGCCAATAATAACTACTACGGCGAAATGCAGTACAAGGTGAGCTTCCGCAAGGAAGAGACACAGTTCGATTGGCTTTTTATCGATTTCAACACCCTGCAACTTATAGCCAACGAAATAGGCTATAACTGTACTTTGGTGGAAAAAGGCGCGCATCACGACTTTCTGGCAAAACTGAGTATTTAA
- a CDS encoding aldo/keto reductase encodes MANYQINRRKFIGALSAGTAHVLFSNPLYAGNIPARSHDPFQLVELGNSGIKTTLLGMGTGVHATNRTSFLTKQDKNTSLDLLHHAYNKGIRYFDLADTYGTHGLFAEAMTKMNREELTLTTKMWTRPGGIPEQERPNADIVVDRFRKELNTDYIDLVQIHCMVDEDWTETLKPQMEILSNLKAKGIIKAHGVSVHSLDAMKAAVESPWVDVLHARINPYGIAMDKPDPQEVVEVIQQLHQSGKGVIGMKLVGNGQLRNDSKKIDNSLRFVLGLGCVDLMLVGFETKDQINNYILRMETELKKLY; translated from the coding sequence ATGGCCAACTATCAAATCAATCGACGGAAATTTATCGGTGCACTTAGTGCAGGTACTGCACATGTTTTATTTTCGAATCCACTTTATGCCGGCAATATTCCGGCGCGCAGTCACGATCCTTTTCAATTGGTAGAATTGGGGAATTCGGGAATAAAAACCACTTTGCTGGGAATGGGAACCGGTGTTCATGCCACCAACCGCACGAGTTTCCTTACCAAGCAGGATAAAAACACCAGCCTCGATTTATTGCATCACGCTTACAACAAAGGAATCCGTTATTTTGATTTGGCCGATACCTATGGCACACACGGGCTTTTTGCTGAAGCGATGACAAAAATGAACAGAGAAGAACTGACACTCACCACAAAAATGTGGACACGCCCAGGTGGCATTCCTGAGCAAGAACGTCCCAATGCTGATATTGTGGTAGACCGTTTCCGAAAAGAGCTGAATACTGATTACATTGATTTGGTGCAAATACATTGTATGGTTGATGAAGACTGGACAGAAACGTTAAAACCCCAAATGGAAATTCTTTCGAACCTGAAAGCGAAAGGAATAATTAAAGCGCATGGTGTTTCAGTACACTCTCTCGATGCAATGAAAGCAGCGGTTGAAAGCCCTTGGGTTGATGTTTTGCATGCGCGAATAAATCCTTACGGAATTGCCATGGATAAACCCGATCCGCAGGAAGTGGTTGAGGTTATTCAGCAACTACACCAATCAGGCAAAGGCGTTATTGGAATGAAACTGGTAGGCAACGGACAATTACGTAACGACAGCAAAAAAATTGATAACTCACTACGATTTGTTCTTGGCTTAGGCTGTGTTGATTTGATGCTCGTTGGCTTTGAGACCAAAGACCAGATTAACAATTACATATTGCGAATGGAAACTGAATTAAAGAAACTGTACTAA
- a CDS encoding SulP family inorganic anion transporter has product MNTIFKPKLFTILKNGISKKQITSDVLAGVVVGIVALPLAIAFAVASGVSPEKGLITAVVAGFLISFLGGSRVQIGGPTGAFIVIVYGIVQQYGVNGLIISTVLAGVILIIFGLLKLGTLLKFIPHPLIVGFTSGIALVIFSTQIKDALGLTITDLPSGFLGKWHVYISNLNSVNVAALLVTLATIAITIISGKFVKKIPGSFIAIILITLVVQLFKIPVATIETYFGEISNTIHFTIPQIRLNDLQNYLEPALTIALLGGIESLLSAVVADGMISGKHRSNTELIAQGIANVVAPFFGGIPATGAIARTATNIKNGGRTPIAGIAHAVTLLLIMLFLGKWAKLIPMSCLAGILIIVAYNMSEWRSFASILKGSVFDIIVLLTTFILTVLVDLTIAIEVGVVLSAILFMKRMSDISEKRINNIVDTDLIEDYSQLPKGVSVYEISGPLFFASARRYSEVIQEIGESCNTLILRMRHVSFVDETGMKNLQSSLNILQKKGVKVILSGVSSQLKTDLEKRLSPKVIDYIKLEDSFEKALDHAKSFSNM; this is encoded by the coding sequence ATGAATACAATATTTAAGCCCAAACTATTTACAATTTTAAAAAATGGCATAAGTAAAAAACAAATTACGTCGGATGTACTTGCCGGAGTTGTTGTTGGTATTGTTGCCCTCCCGCTGGCCATTGCTTTTGCTGTTGCTTCGGGCGTTTCTCCCGAAAAAGGACTGATAACTGCTGTAGTTGCTGGTTTTCTTATTTCGTTTTTAGGTGGTAGCCGCGTGCAAATTGGCGGTCCAACCGGAGCATTTATTGTAATTGTTTACGGAATTGTACAACAATATGGAGTAAACGGACTGATTATTTCGACCGTTCTGGCCGGTGTCATTCTTATTATTTTTGGACTTTTAAAATTGGGGACATTGTTAAAATTTATCCCCCACCCGCTTATCGTTGGATTTACAAGTGGTATTGCATTGGTCATTTTTTCTACCCAAATAAAAGATGCACTCGGACTAACCATTACCGACCTTCCTTCGGGATTTTTGGGAAAATGGCATGTTTATATTAGTAACCTGAATAGTGTAAACGTTGCAGCCTTACTGGTTACACTGGCAACGATTGCGATAACAATCATCAGCGGAAAATTTGTAAAAAAAATACCGGGATCGTTTATTGCCATTATTCTTATAACACTGGTCGTTCAGCTGTTTAAAATACCTGTTGCCACTATCGAAACCTATTTTGGCGAGATTAGTAATACCATACATTTTACCATTCCACAAATACGTTTGAACGATCTGCAAAATTACCTTGAACCGGCACTCACCATTGCCTTGTTAGGAGGTATTGAGTCGTTGCTTTCGGCAGTGGTTGCCGATGGTATGATAAGTGGAAAACACCGCTCGAATACCGAATTAATTGCCCAGGGAATTGCCAACGTTGTTGCCCCGTTTTTCGGTGGTATTCCGGCAACCGGAGCAATTGCCCGTACGGCAACCAACATAAAAAACGGCGGACGCACACCAATTGCCGGTATTGCACATGCCGTTACCTTGTTACTGATTATGCTTTTTTTAGGGAAATGGGCCAAATTGATTCCGATGTCGTGCCTGGCCGGAATTTTAATTATTGTTGCATATAACATGAGCGAATGGCGCTCGTTTGCATCTATTCTAAAGGGCTCAGTTTTCGATATAATTGTACTGCTTACTACCTTCATTTTAACCGTGCTGGTTGACTTAACCATAGCCATTGAAGTTGGAGTGGTTTTATCAGCTATCCTTTTTATGAAACGGATGTCTGACATTAGCGAAAAACGCATAAATAACATTGTTGACACCGATTTAATTGAAGACTATTCGCAGCTGCCAAAAGGTGTTTCGGTTTACGAAATAAGTGGCCCCTTGTTTTTTGCATCGGCACGTCGTTATTCCGAAGTTATTCAAGAAATCGGGGAAAGCTGCAACACGCTGATTTTGCGTATGCGCCATGTCTCATTTGTAGACGAAACAGGAATGAAAAATCTCCAAAGTTCACTTAATATCCTTCAAAAAAAAGGGGTAAAAGTTATTTTGTCGGGTGTTTCTTCGCAACTAAAAACTGATCTTGAAAAAAGACTCAGCCCGAAAGTGATCGATTATATAAAACTGGAAGATTCGTTTGAAAAAGCACTCGACCATGCCAAATCCTTTTCCAACATGTAA
- a CDS encoding Gfo/Idh/MocA family oxidoreductase, giving the protein MKNQVTVALTSFGMSGKVFHGPLLKVNSNFRVKLVLERSKTLSKELFPDATIVTTYDAILTDNEVELIVVNTPDKYHYPMVKQALEAGKHVVVEKPATLKSAELQELIGLAKAKGLVFTVFQNRRWDGDFRTVQKVIEEARFGRLVEFESHYDRYRTEITPGTWKEEGDEYCGVLYNLGSHMVDQAYVLLGKPQTVTAHLKTVRQGGKVADYYDIRLDYDGFSTLLKCSYLVMDPGPRYTINGEYGTFKKWGIDGQEDLLKAGNLPEGDDWGKEDVDCWGTLVYTESEEHIEELVETIPGDYRIFYNKLYEAIRNDKALPVNPAEAVEVLKILEACLLSNKQRQTVLL; this is encoded by the coding sequence ATGAAAAATCAGGTTACGGTGGCATTAACTTCGTTTGGTATGTCGGGGAAAGTATTTCACGGACCGCTGTTGAAGGTAAATAGTAATTTCAGGGTAAAACTTGTGCTCGAACGTTCTAAAACTTTATCGAAAGAGTTGTTTCCCGATGCGACGATTGTGACAACCTACGACGCTATTTTAACCGATAACGAGGTTGAGCTGATAGTGGTAAACACTCCGGATAAATATCACTATCCGATGGTAAAGCAGGCGCTGGAAGCCGGAAAACATGTAGTGGTTGAAAAACCGGCCACCTTGAAAAGCGCAGAATTACAAGAGTTGATTGGACTGGCAAAAGCAAAAGGTTTGGTGTTCACCGTATTCCAGAATCGCCGGTGGGATGGTGATTTCAGAACGGTACAAAAAGTAATTGAGGAAGCACGGTTTGGGCGGTTGGTAGAATTCGAATCGCACTACGACCGTTATCGTACTGAAATTACACCCGGCACATGGAAAGAAGAGGGCGATGAATATTGTGGCGTTCTGTATAATTTGGGATCGCACATGGTTGACCAGGCTTACGTTTTGTTAGGAAAGCCGCAAACAGTTACTGCACATTTAAAAACAGTACGGCAAGGAGGAAAAGTAGCCGATTATTACGATATCCGTTTGGATTATGACGGTTTCTCGACTTTGTTGAAATGCTCTTATCTGGTAATGGACCCCGGGCCACGATATACCATAAACGGAGAATACGGTACATTTAAAAAGTGGGGAATCGATGGGCAGGAAGATTTATTAAAAGCCGGTAATTTGCCAGAAGGTGACGATTGGGGAAAAGAAGACGTAGATTGTTGGGGAACACTGGTTTACACCGAGAGTGAAGAACATATCGAAGAGTTGGTTGAAACCATTCCGGGTGATTACCGCATTTTTTACAATAAACTGTATGAAGCCATCAGAAACGACAAAGCGTTACCTGTTAATCCCGCTGAAGCAGTGGAAGTATTAAAGATTTTAGAGGCCTGCCTGTTAAGTAATAAACAGCGGCAAACAGTTTTGTTGTAG
- a CDS encoding cytidylate kinase-like family protein translates to MESKCINLESGDFPGPFLTISRQAGCSAKRIAIKLSKILTGYSYMSETKTDVEWKYVDKTVFLAVVDELIEELKSGDFEDAKESIVFLKEVGRAFSDETIYDISDDRLIAALKGIICRLAYHGRTIIVGRSSGAILKGIPNKLNIRLEAPVDWRINRIMQIRDMTKIEAAEYITLADKKRDAFIEKIIGRKAENEDFDVIFNYASMEDDQIVDAVINILRNKKIITAQYEF, encoded by the coding sequence ATGGAATCGAAATGTATTAACCTCGAATCAGGTGACTTCCCCGGACCTTTTCTTACGATCTCGCGACAAGCCGGATGCTCGGCGAAGCGCATCGCCATTAAGCTTTCGAAAATTCTTACCGGCTACAGTTACATGTCGGAAACAAAAACTGATGTGGAATGGAAATATGTTGATAAAACCGTGTTTTTAGCTGTTGTTGATGAATTGATTGAAGAACTGAAGTCGGGAGATTTTGAAGATGCCAAAGAATCGATAGTGTTTCTAAAGGAAGTTGGACGGGCCTTTTCGGATGAAACGATTTACGACATTTCAGACGACAGACTGATTGCGGCTTTAAAAGGGATTATCTGCCGGCTGGCCTACCACGGACGTACTATTATTGTTGGGCGTTCGTCAGGTGCTATTTTAAAAGGCATTCCAAACAAACTTAACATCAGGCTTGAAGCTCCTGTAGACTGGCGAATTAACCGCATAATGCAAATTAGAGACATGACCAAAATTGAAGCTGCAGAATACATTACATTGGCTGATAAAAAAAGAGATGCCTTTATTGAAAAGATTATTGGCAGAAAAGCCGAAAATGAGGATTTTGATGTGATTTTTAATTATGCCTCGATGGAAGACGATCAAATAGTTGACGCAGTAATTAACATATTACGAAATAAAAAAATTATCACCGCTCAATACGAATTCTAA
- a CDS encoding RNA-binding protein has protein sequence MNLFVAKLDSSITGDYLNELFSAHGEVASAKVIFDRETGNSKCFGFVEMPNEEEANAAIAALNDAEIEGKQIVVKEANAPQERPRRDFNRGGGGGGYNRGGGGGYNRGGGGGGYDRRGGGGGGDRRGGGGGYDRRGGGGGDRW, from the coding sequence ATGAATTTATTTGTTGCAAAGTTAGACTCATCGATTACAGGTGACTACTTAAATGAGCTGTTCTCTGCACACGGAGAAGTAGCGTCTGCCAAAGTTATTTTTGACAGAGAAACGGGAAACTCAAAATGTTTTGGTTTTGTTGAAATGCCAAACGAAGAAGAAGCTAATGCAGCGATTGCTGCACTTAATGATGCTGAAATTGAAGGAAAACAAATCGTAGTTAAGGAAGCAAATGCTCCACAAGAGCGTCCACGTCGTGATTTTAATCGCGGTGGCGGCGGTGGTGGCTACAACCGCGGTGGCGGTGGTGGTTATAACCGTGGCGGCGGTGGTGGCGGATACGATCGTCGCGGTGGCGGCGGTGGTGGCGACCGCAGAGGCGGCGGCGGTGGTTACGATCGTCGTGGTGGCGGCGGTGGCGACCGTTGGTAA
- a CDS encoding N(4)-(beta-N-acetylglucosaminyl)-L-asparaginase has product MISRRSFLAKSSLLLAGAGVATKAFSNSGFLSANKYPVVISTWNHGMPANEAAWEVLSKGGHSLDAVEAGVRVPEGDPNVITVGKGGIPDASGKVTLDACIMDEKGRAGSVTYLQHIVHPVSVARLVMEKTPHVMLSGKGALKFALDNGFEKEKLLTKARKKEWKQWKKENKEFSNKINIENVTEDNHDTIGMLALDKDGRISGACTTSGMGYKMPGRVGDSPIIGAGLFVDGEVGGATATGSGELVMKTLGSFLVVELMRGGMSPDRACEEAVRRIAKKIPDYQNHQIGYIALNTKGEYGSFCIQPGFNYALKTSEKTELIEAEAWLKIL; this is encoded by the coding sequence ATGATATCTCGCCGTTCCTTTTTAGCAAAAAGTTCGTTATTACTTGCCGGTGCCGGTGTTGCAACGAAAGCGTTTTCAAATTCGGGGTTTCTGTCAGCTAATAAATACCCGGTAGTAATTTCAACATGGAATCATGGTATGCCGGCTAATGAGGCTGCCTGGGAGGTTTTGTCAAAAGGAGGGCACTCGCTTGATGCCGTGGAAGCGGGAGTGCGTGTTCCCGAAGGCGATCCGAATGTGATTACCGTAGGAAAAGGCGGCATTCCTGATGCCAGCGGAAAAGTAACACTTGATGCCTGTATTATGGATGAGAAAGGACGTGCAGGAAGTGTAACGTATTTGCAACACATTGTTCATCCTGTTTCGGTAGCTCGCCTGGTAATGGAAAAAACACCACATGTAATGTTAAGCGGAAAAGGAGCTTTAAAATTTGCGCTTGATAATGGTTTTGAAAAGGAAAAGCTGTTAACCAAAGCCCGTAAAAAAGAGTGGAAACAGTGGAAGAAAGAAAATAAGGAATTCAGTAATAAGATTAACATCGAGAATGTAACCGAAGATAACCACGATACCATTGGGATGTTGGCACTTGACAAAGATGGGCGCATTTCAGGTGCTTGTACCACCAGTGGAATGGGATATAAAATGCCCGGCAGGGTGGGCGATTCGCCAATTATTGGTGCCGGTTTATTTGTTGATGGCGAAGTAGGAGGAGCAACAGCTACCGGATCGGGCGAACTGGTAATGAAAACACTTGGCTCGTTTTTAGTGGTTGAATTAATGCGCGGCGGCATGTCTCCCGATAGAGCATGCGAAGAGGCCGTTCGTCGTATCGCTAAAAAGATTCCCGATTATCAGAATCATCAAATTGGGTACATTGCTTTAAACACAAAAGGAGAGTACGGATCATTTTGTATTCAGCCCGGCTTTAATTATGCCTTAAAAACTTCGGAAAAAACGGAGTTGATAGAAGCAGAAGCCTGGTTAAAAATATTATAA